The Scomber japonicus isolate fScoJap1 chromosome 12, fScoJap1.pri, whole genome shotgun sequence sequence actgaagaaacacaagctggtcgacccctccaagaagctccaggagaacatctgctctcatcatgatgaggtgatgaagatgttctgtcgtactgatcagcagattatctgttatctctgctctgtggatgaacataaaggccacgacacagtctcagctaaagcagaaaggactgagaggcagagagagctcgaggtgagtcgactaaacatccagcagagaatccaggacagagagaaagatgtgaagctgcttcaacaggaagtggaggccgtcagtcgctctgctgataaagcagtggaggacagtgagaagatcttcactgagctgatccgtctcctccagaaaagaagctctgatgtgaagcagcagatcagatcccagcaggaaactgaagtgggtcgagtcaaagagcttcaggagaagctgcagcaggagatcactgagctgaagaggaaagacgctgaactgaagcagctctcacacacagaggatcacaaccagtttctacacaactacccctcagtgtctcaactcagtgaacctacagactcatccagcatcaatatccgtcctctcagatactttgaggatgtgacagcagctgtgtcagagctcagagataaactacaggacatcctgaaggaggaatggacaaacatctcactgacagtgactgaagtggacgcTTTACTGTCAGAATCAAAATcagaacccaagaccagagctggattcttaagatattcacatgaaatcactctggatccaaacaatGCAGACACgcagctgttattatctgatgggaacagaaaagcaaaacTAACAActcaacaacagtcttattctagtcacacagacagattcactgcaTGTGGTCAGGTCCTGAGCAgggagagtctgactggacgttgttactgggaggtggagtggagtggGACAGGAGTTcgtgtagcagtcgcatacaagaatatcagcagagc is a genomic window containing:
- the LOC128368633 gene encoding tripartite motif-containing protein 16-like → MAQQGAQLDGAKFCCSICLDLLKDPVTIPCGHSYCMSCINNFWDEEDKKEIYSCPQCRQSFTPRPVLVKSTMLADLVEELKKTRFQAAAADLCYAGPEDVACDFCTGRKLKAFKSCLTCPASYCEKHLQPHYDVAPLKKHKLVDPSKKLQENICSHHDEVMKMFCRTDQQIICYLCSVDEHKGHDTVSAKAERTERQRELEVSRLNIQQRIQDREKDVKLLQQEVEAVSRSADKAVEDSEKIFTELIRLLQKRSSDVKQQIRSQQETEVGRVKELQEKLQQEITELKRKDAELKQLSHTEDHNQFLHNYPSVSQLSEPTDSSSINIRPLRYFEDVTAAVSELRDKLQDILKEEWTNISLTVTEVDALLSESKSEPKTRAGFLRYSHEITLDPNNADTQLLLSDGNRKAKLTTQQQSYSSHTDRFTACGQVLSRESLTGRCYWEVEWSGTGVRVAVAYKNISRAGNSSECAFGCNDKSWALYYYNNSYTFWFNSISTPVSGPVSSRVGVYLDHRAGILSFYSVSETMTLLHRVQTTFTQPLYAGFQFYSNNYGDTAELCKVK